From Xiphophorus hellerii strain 12219 chromosome 20, Xiphophorus_hellerii-4.1, whole genome shotgun sequence, the proteins below share one genomic window:
- the vstm2lb gene encoding V-set and transmembrane domain-containing protein 2-like protein: MGAFGLIMRILQYAGLYVQLNAGLRDGYVKVDNRISGNALFTEVPHDVTTQTGEDVEMACSFHGAGSPSFSLEIQWWYIRNHKDSQGLASQISNTVGTLEEMPKDATKISVVKVAGSNISHKLRLSGVKPADEGTYECHVIDHSGPVEQRYRVQAYLRVEPDRLQESDDAPLQELEHPSRGSRSQQNNDRELRKRSAHAIPDCRGRCIL; the protein is encoded by the exons ATGGGAGCCTTTGGATTGATCATGAGGATTTTACAGTACGCGGGACTTTACGTTCAACTTAACGCGGGTCTGCGTGACGGATATGTAAAGGTGGATAATCGCATCTCTGGAAATG CTCTGTTTACAGAGGTTCCTCATGACGTTACGACACAGACCGGTGAAGACGTGGAGATGGCTTGCTCCTTCCATGGGGCAGGCTCTCCCTCATTCTCCCTGGAGATCCAGTGGTGGTACATCAGGAACCACAAAGACTCACAAGGGTTGGCCTCACAAATCTCTAACACA GTTGGGACTCTCGAGGAAATGCCGAAAGATGCCACCAAAATTAGT GTGGTAAAAGTGGCAGGCAGCAACATCTCCCACAAACTCCGTCTCTCCGGTGTGAAACCAGCAGACGAGGGCACCTACGAGTGCCACGTCATCGACCACAGCGGCCCTGTGGAGCAGCGCTACCGTGTCCAGGCCTACCTCCGAGTGGAGCCAGACAGGCTTCAGGAGTCTGATGATGCTCCGCTTCAGGAACTCGAACACCCCTCAAGGGGGAGTCGCTCGCAGCAGAACAACGACCGGGAACTGAGGAAGAGATCCGCTCACGCTATTCCTgactgcagggggcgctgtaTCCTTTAG
- the tgm2b gene encoding protein-glutamine gamma-glutamyltransferase 2: MAQALDIERWNLECLFNNTDHRTDLNGVDRLIVRRGQPFTVSLYLRSGSYQPGISSLDCIAETGPQPSEQYGTRARFGLSSSMDTSTWSATVTSPPGDMVALSICSSPKAPIGRYTLTLGQSEKIEFVLLFNPWCPADAVYMDNEQNLAEYVLSQDGIIFRGSSKHTIPTPWNFGQFESGILDICLRILDMNPKCLRNPGKDYSGRRNPIYVTRVLSAMVNCNDDKGVLLGKWTDGYEGGVSPLVWRGSVEILRNWDTQSCQPVRYGQCWVFAAVACSVSRALGIPCRVITNYLSAHDTNSNLVIERYVNENGELIQSREMIWNYHCWVESWMTRPDLKPDFDGWQASDPTPQEKSEGVYCCGPIPLRAIKEGELAFKYDAPFVFAEVNADVVTVMKKKDGSTSKVTTIGLVGQMISTKSVGSDSREDVTHLYKYPEGSDEEREAFKKANHLNKLLQENPDPGLHVTIKVTSDMRKGCDFDVFAVVTNNTEEEKKCRLVFGSCAVSYNGVLGGNCGFKDLLNVQLPPGAERRVPLRLNYSKYGDQVTEDNLIRLAVLLHNYSTGEAKLAMRNIVLDNPEIKVRILGEPKENRKLAAEISLQNPLPEPLDNCCFSIEGANLTGGNIISERLGCTVGPGEDAKVKIYFTPTHSGLRKLVVDFDSNKLCHVKGYRNVIIGK; encoded by the exons GTCCTCAGCCCTCTGAGCAGTATGGCACCAGGGCCCGTTTTGGTCTCTCTTCTAGCATGGACACGTCCACCTGGAGTGCTACGGTAACCAGCCCCCCTGGGGACATGGTGGCCCTGTCTATCTGCTCTTCTCCCAAAGCTCCAATTGGCCGCTACACCCTTACCCTGGGCCAATCAGAGAAGATTGAGTTCGTTCTTCTGTTTAATCCCTGGTGTCCAG CGGATGCAGTGTACATGGACAATGAGCAGAATCTGGCAGAGTATGTGCTTTCTCAGGATGGGATCATCTTTCGAGGCAGCAGCAAACACACCATACCCACTCCTTGGAACTTTGGCCAG TTCGAAAGTGGAATCCTGGATATTTGTCTGAGGATTCTGGATATGAATCCCAAATGTTTACGAAATCCTGGAAAAGACTACTCAGGGAGAAGAAACCCCATCTACGTAACCCGAGTGCTAAGTGCCATG GTGAATTGCAATGATGATAAAGGAGTCTTGCTGGGAAAATGGACAGATGGATATGAGGGAGGCGTCAGTCCCTTGGTTTGGCGTGGCAGTGTGGAGATTCTGCGAAATTGGGACACACAGTCCTGTCAGCCTGTTCGTTACGGACAATGCTGGGTGTTTGCTGCCGTGGCCTGCTCTG TTTCCAGAGCATTGGGCATTCCTTGCCGAGTCATAACCAACTATCTGTCTGCCCACGACACCAACAGCAACCTGGTGATTGAGCGTTACGTCAATGAAAATGGGGAACTCATTCAATCCAGAGAAATGATCTG GAATTATCACTGCTGGGTGGAAAGCTGGATGACCAGACCTGACCTCAAGCCTGATTTTGACGGGTGGCAGGCTAGTGACCCCACACCCCAGGAGAAGAGTGAAG GAGTGTATTGCTGCGGCCCCATCCCTCTCAGGGCCATCAAGGAGGGAGAGCTTGCGTTCAAGTACGACGCCCCGTTTGTTTTCGCTGAAGTCAATGCTGATGTTGTCACAGTGATGAAGAAAAAGGACGGCAGCACTTCAAAAGTTACCACAATTGGATTGGTGGGCCAGATGATCAGCACCAAGAGCGTTGGCAGTGACAGCAGAGAGGACGTCACTCACCTCTACAAGTACCCTGAAG GATCTGATGAAGAGCGCGAAGCATTCAAGAAAGCCAATCACCTAAACAAGCTTCTCCAAGAGAACCCAGACCCGGGTCTTCACGTTACCATCAAAGTTACATCTGACATGAGGAAGGGCTGCGACTTTGACGTGTTTGCTGTTGTCACTAACAACACCGAAGAAGAGAAGAAGTGTCGCCTGGTGTTTGGGTCCTGTGCTGTGTCCTACAACGGAGTTTTGGGGGGGAATTGTGGTTTTAAAGACCTGCTCAATGTGCAGCTCCCACCAGGTGCAG AGAGGCGAGTTCCCCTAAGGCTGAATTACTCAAAGTATGGGGACCAAGTCACAGAGGACAACTTAATTCGGCTGGCAGTTCTACTGCACAACTACTCCACAGGAGAGGCCAAACTGGCAATGAGAAACATCGTGCTGGACAATCCTGAAATCAAAGTCAGA ATTCTGGGTGAACCAAAGGAGAACCGGAAGCTGGCTGCAGAGATCAGCCTCCAGAACCCTCTGCCAGAGCCGCTGGACAACTGCTGCTTCAGCATTGAGGGGGCCAACCTCACTGGAGGAAACATCATTTCCGAGAG GTTGGGCTGCACGGTGGGACCAGGGGAAGACGCCAAAGTTAAAATCTACTTCACTCCGACCCATTCTGGCTTGAGGAAACTGGTTGTCGACTTCGATAGCAACAAGTTGTGCCACGTCAAGGGCTACAGGAATGTCATTATTGGAAAATAA